The following proteins come from a genomic window of Pseudomonas putida:
- a CDS encoding IclR family transcriptional regulator, producing the protein MAGSQIERAFSLVESLAAEPQGLGLQTLADQLQIPKSAAHRMLAELARLGYVRQNRDNSRYQLSAKLVALGFRYLSSSGADIIQPILDRLAQESGELVRLGVIDGARQTWIAKSQGARSGLRYDPDMGRDAPLFYTASGHAWLASLSDDEALQMVLRQGIADPEQFGPNAPRSTEQLLSYLAGARERGYAWVEQTSAVGTSALAAVVRRPQGNEVIGVLSIAGPSARLSQARLPELAPLLLAAVEELSAASQASELFA; encoded by the coding sequence ATGGCCGGTAGTCAGATCGAACGCGCCTTCAGTCTTGTAGAAAGCCTTGCCGCCGAGCCCCAGGGCCTGGGCCTGCAAACCCTCGCTGACCAGCTTCAGATCCCCAAGAGCGCAGCCCATCGCATGCTCGCTGAACTCGCGCGTCTGGGCTACGTACGCCAGAACCGTGACAACAGCCGCTATCAGTTGTCCGCCAAGCTGGTGGCGCTGGGCTTTCGCTATCTGTCCAGCAGCGGCGCCGACATCATCCAGCCGATACTCGACCGCCTGGCCCAGGAAAGCGGCGAGCTGGTGCGCCTGGGCGTGATCGACGGCGCCCGCCAGACCTGGATCGCCAAATCCCAGGGCGCGCGGTCCGGTTTGCGTTACGACCCGGACATGGGCCGCGATGCGCCCCTGTTCTATACCGCCTCCGGGCATGCCTGGCTGGCCAGCCTGAGCGATGACGAGGCGCTGCAAATGGTCCTGCGCCAGGGCATTGCCGACCCCGAGCAGTTCGGCCCCAACGCGCCGCGCTCCACCGAACAGCTGCTGAGTTACCTGGCGGGCGCCCGTGAGCGGGGTTATGCCTGGGTCGAGCAAACCTCGGCAGTCGGTACCTCGGCCCTGGCTGCGGTGGTGCGCCGGCCGCAAGGTAATGAGGTCATTGGCGTGCTAAGCATTGCCGGGCCCAGTGCGCGCCTTTCGCAAGCACGCCTGCCGGAGCTTGCGCCTTTATTGTTGGCGGCTGTGGAGGAGTTGTCGGCAGCCAGCCAGGCGAGTGAGTTGTTTGCTTGA
- a CDS encoding FAD-dependent oxidoreductase gives MPPIENAQPVYDLVVLGSGAGGLAAAATASRLGLKVLVVEKAEHFGGTSAISGGAAWLYGSDQARAAGAQDSPEAVRTYLKTIIGTGYNAELVDAFIARGHQALRWLEHNTELRYALRPHSPDYYPDAPGATAFGRALEMVEYDGRRLGARFKDLKMPPSGMLLFGAMMVNREDIQHFLSLRRSPRSLWHCLKLMARYALDRVRHHRGTRLTTGNALVARLASTAFAHGAHLWLRSEAQALIVEHGKVTGVEVQHEGRRTQVHARGGVVCAMGGFAAGALAAAYRPAPDAPHLSMSPPSNDGAALRLAQAVDAAQGEGLAANFFWAPVSERRHASGERERFPHLVTDRAKPGVIALDPAGRRFVNESNSYHHFVQAMFANGISTCWLVCDAEAMNRYGLGLARPRPVDNTALIEAGYLHRAGSVQGLAQAIGVPAQVLQETLQRFNADARSGIDRQFDKGGNSYNRYMGDPQHKPNPCLAPLAKAPFYAIRMHTGDLGSARGLVTDANANVLNRAGAPVVGLYAAGNDMNALMNGTYPGPGITLGPALTFGWIAASHIAERLQAHSPVKETLPCTTK, from the coding sequence ATGCCCCCTATCGAAAACGCGCAACCGGTGTACGACCTGGTCGTGCTCGGCAGCGGCGCCGGTGGCCTGGCTGCCGCCGCCACGGCATCACGCCTGGGCCTGAAGGTCCTGGTGGTGGAAAAGGCCGAACACTTTGGCGGTACCTCGGCGATCTCCGGCGGAGCAGCATGGTTGTATGGCTCCGATCAGGCGCGCGCCGCCGGTGCCCAGGATTCGCCCGAGGCCGTCAGGACCTACCTGAAAACCATCATCGGTACCGGCTACAACGCCGAACTGGTGGACGCCTTCATCGCGCGCGGGCACCAGGCGCTGCGCTGGCTGGAGCACAACACCGAACTGCGCTACGCACTGCGCCCGCACTCCCCGGACTATTACCCGGACGCACCCGGCGCCACGGCGTTCGGCCGGGCGCTGGAAATGGTCGAGTATGACGGCCGCCGCCTCGGCGCGCGCTTCAAGGACTTGAAGATGCCACCATCGGGCATGCTGTTGTTCGGCGCAATGATGGTCAACCGCGAGGACATTCAGCACTTCCTGAGCCTGCGCCGCTCACCCCGGTCACTGTGGCATTGCCTGAAACTGATGGCGCGCTACGCACTGGACCGTGTTCGCCACCACCGTGGCACGCGCCTGACCACGGGGAACGCGCTGGTCGCCCGCCTGGCCAGCACAGCCTTTGCCCACGGCGCGCACCTGTGGTTGCGCAGCGAAGCGCAGGCACTGATCGTCGAGCACGGCAAGGTCACCGGCGTGGAAGTACAGCATGAGGGCCGCCGCACCCAGGTCCATGCCCGCGGCGGTGTGGTCTGCGCCATGGGCGGGTTTGCTGCGGGTGCGCTGGCTGCGGCCTACCGGCCGGCCCCTGACGCGCCGCACCTCAGCATGTCCCCGCCCAGCAACGACGGTGCTGCGCTGCGCCTTGCCCAGGCGGTGGATGCAGCCCAGGGCGAGGGCCTGGCCGCCAACTTCTTCTGGGCGCCGGTTTCCGAGCGGCGCCATGCCAGTGGTGAGCGAGAACGCTTCCCGCACCTGGTCACCGACCGCGCCAAGCCTGGGGTCATTGCGCTCGACCCAGCCGGGCGGCGCTTCGTCAACGAATCCAACTCCTATCACCACTTCGTCCAGGCCATGTTCGCCAACGGCATCAGCACCTGCTGGCTGGTCTGTGATGCCGAGGCCATGAACCGTTACGGCCTGGGCCTGGCACGGCCCAGACCGGTGGACAACACGGCCCTGATCGAAGCCGGCTACCTGCACCGCGCCGGCTCAGTGCAAGGGCTGGCCCAGGCCATCGGCGTGCCCGCCCAAGTACTGCAGGAAACACTGCAGCGCTTCAACGCTGACGCCCGCAGCGGCATCGACCGGCAATTCGACAAGGGCGGCAACAGCTACAACCGCTACATGGGCGACCCGCAGCACAAGCCCAACCCGTGCCTGGCGCCACTGGCCAAGGCCCCGTTCTACGCCATCCGTATGCACACCGGCGACCTTGGCTCGGCGCGCGGCCTGGTCACCGATGCCAACGCCAACGTGCTCAACCGCGCCGGTGCGCCGGTCGTTGGCTTGTATGCCGCCGGCAACGACATGAACGCGTTGATGAATGGCACCTATCCAGGCCCAGGGATCACCCTCGGCCCTGCCCTCACCTTCGGCTGGATCGCTGCCAGCCATATCGCTGAACGCCTGCAAGCCCACAGCCCTGTAAAGGAGACGCTCCCATGTACTACGAAATGA
- a CDS encoding shikimate dehydrogenase family protein codes for MIKGSTALVAIVGSPIAQVKSPENFNTWFSNNGLDLAMLPIDLQHAALDAFIDTLRGWRNLCGCVVTVPYKQAFASRLDGLSERAAALGSVNVVRRENDGRLYGDNVDGAGFLGAARKHGFDPAGKRVLVIGCGGVGSAIAYALGEAGVAQVTLSDPETSRAAALAELLGKAFPGVGITTAYSALDAFDLVVNASPVGMGGTGELPLPAALLGTLNAATLVADVVTSPEITPLLEQARERGCAVQTGAQMAFAQLGHLGAFMGVTPLEI; via the coding sequence ATGATCAAAGGTTCGACAGCGCTGGTCGCCATCGTCGGTTCGCCCATCGCCCAGGTGAAATCGCCTGAAAACTTCAACACCTGGTTCAGCAACAATGGCCTTGACCTGGCCATGCTGCCCATCGACTTGCAGCACGCCGCGCTGGACGCTTTTATCGACACCCTGCGCGGCTGGCGCAACCTGTGCGGTTGCGTGGTTACCGTGCCTTACAAGCAGGCATTTGCCAGCCGCCTGGACGGCCTGAGCGAACGTGCAGCAGCCCTGGGCTCGGTGAACGTGGTACGGCGCGAAAACGATGGCCGCCTGTATGGCGACAACGTAGACGGCGCAGGTTTTTTGGGCGCAGCACGCAAGCACGGCTTCGACCCTGCGGGCAAGCGAGTGCTGGTCATTGGTTGCGGCGGCGTCGGCAGTGCCATTGCCTACGCACTGGGTGAGGCCGGGGTCGCCCAGGTCACCCTCAGCGACCCCGAAACGTCGCGCGCTGCAGCACTTGCCGAGCTGCTGGGCAAGGCCTTCCCTGGCGTCGGCATCACCACTGCATACAGCGCGCTGGACGCCTTCGACCTGGTGGTCAACGCTTCGCCCGTGGGCATGGGCGGCACGGGCGAGCTGCCACTGCCCGCTGCCCTGCTGGGCACGCTCAACGCCGCCACGCTGGTGGCCGATGTTGTCACCTCACCGGAGATCACCCCACTGCTGGAGCAGGCGCGCGAACGCGGCTGCGCAGTCCAGACTGGCGCGCAAATGGCCTTTGCGCAGCTTGGCCACCTGGGCGCCTTCATGGGCGTCACGCCACTGGAGATCTGA
- a CDS encoding FAD-dependent oxidoreductase yields MPTDTLQAECDVLVIGSGAAGLAAAVTAAWHGQRVTLVEKDPVFGGATAWSGGWAWVPRNPLARRAGIEEDIEQPRTYLRNELGAHYDAQRIDAFLEACPHMVAFFEKHTALQFADGNAIPDMHGDTPGAATGGHQVIAAPYDARELGALLPRLRRTLRETSFMGMPIMAGADLAAFLNMTRSPRAFWHVCKRFGRHLYHLARHGRAMHLVNGVALVARLAKSAEDLGVRLLESAPAKRLLMEDGQVRGAVIGTAQGDLTLRAKAVVLAAGGFPHDPVRRRQLFPRDATGHDNLALPPPSCSGDGLRLGESAGGVVATGLKSAVAWAPVSKVAHRDGSVGHFPHIIERGKPGIIGVLANGKRFVNEAHGYYDYVAAMLDAVPQDEEACSWLICDHRFLRRYGLGHARPAPLPVGPHLRSGYLKRGASLELLARACGIDPAGLSATVAEYNRHARQGQDPEFGRGSTPFNRKQGDPQHKGPNPCVAPIEQGPFYAVKVQPGCFGTFAGLRTDGHARVLDEHGQPIGGLYAAGTDMASVFGGWYPSGGINLGPALTFGYVAGRHIAGAQARE; encoded by the coding sequence ATGCCCACCGACACCTTGCAAGCCGAATGCGATGTACTGGTCATTGGCTCCGGCGCCGCCGGGCTGGCTGCTGCGGTCACGGCTGCCTGGCATGGGCAGCGGGTTACCCTTGTGGAAAAAGACCCGGTGTTCGGCGGCGCCACAGCCTGGTCCGGCGGCTGGGCCTGGGTGCCGCGCAACCCGCTGGCGCGCCGCGCCGGTATCGAAGAAGACATCGAGCAGCCACGCACTTACCTGCGCAACGAACTGGGCGCACATTACGATGCGCAGCGCATCGACGCCTTTCTCGAAGCCTGCCCGCACATGGTCGCCTTTTTCGAGAAACACACGGCCCTGCAGTTCGCCGATGGCAACGCCATCCCCGACATGCACGGCGACACTCCTGGCGCCGCCACCGGTGGGCACCAGGTCATCGCCGCCCCTTATGACGCCCGCGAACTCGGTGCGCTGTTGCCACGCTTGCGCAGGACACTGCGCGAAACCTCGTTCATGGGCATGCCGATCATGGCTGGCGCCGACCTTGCGGCCTTTCTCAACATGACCCGCTCGCCCCGCGCCTTCTGGCATGTGTGCAAGCGTTTCGGGCGCCACCTTTACCACCTCGCCCGCCATGGCCGGGCCATGCACCTGGTCAACGGCGTGGCACTGGTGGCGCGCCTGGCCAAGTCGGCCGAAGACCTGGGCGTGCGCCTGCTTGAGTCTGCGCCAGCCAAACGCCTGCTGATGGAGGACGGCCAGGTGCGTGGCGCGGTGATCGGCACGGCGCAGGGCGACCTCACGCTTCGCGCCAAAGCCGTGGTGCTGGCAGCCGGTGGTTTTCCTCATGACCCGGTGCGGCGCCGGCAATTGTTCCCGCGCGATGCCACTGGCCATGACAACCTCGCCCTGCCGCCGCCGTCGTGCTCCGGCGACGGCCTGCGCCTGGGCGAATCAGCCGGCGGCGTGGTAGCCACCGGCCTGAAGTCGGCAGTCGCCTGGGCCCCGGTGTCCAAGGTAGCGCACCGTGATGGCAGCGTCGGCCACTTCCCGCACATCATCGAACGCGGCAAACCGGGCATCATCGGTGTACTGGCCAACGGCAAGCGCTTCGTCAACGAGGCGCACGGCTACTACGACTATGTCGCCGCCATGCTCGACGCCGTACCGCAAGACGAGGAAGCTTGCTCGTGGCTGATCTGTGACCACCGTTTCCTGCGCCGTTACGGCCTTGGCCACGCCCGCCCCGCCCCGCTGCCGGTGGGGCCGCACCTGCGCAGTGGCTACCTCAAGCGCGGTGCCAGCCTGGAACTGCTGGCCCGCGCCTGCGGCATCGACCCTGCGGGCTTGAGCGCCACAGTCGCTGAATACAACCGCCACGCACGCCAAGGCCAGGACCCTGAGTTCGGGCGCGGTAGCACGCCGTTCAACCGCAAACAGGGCGATCCCCAACACAAGGGGCCCAACCCCTGCGTCGCGCCGATCGAGCAAGGCCCGTTCTACGCGGTCAAGGTGCAGCCCGGCTGCTTCGGCACCTTCGCCGGCCTGCGCACCGACGGCCACGCACGTGTGCTGGATGAACACGGCCAGCCCATCGGCGGCCTGTATGCAGCGGGCACCGACATGGCCAGCGTGTTCGGCGGCTGGTACCCGTCCGGGGGCATCAACCTGGGCCCGGCGCTGACGTTCGGTTATGTGGCCGGTCGGCATATCGCCGGGGCCCAGGCGCGGGAGTAA
- a CDS encoding OprD family porin has protein sequence MPVNTSQRHSPTARLAGGCIAAALCAEATAEVEAGFIEGASATLQARNYFFSRDYADIKGASTQSRTQEWAQGFILNATSGYTQGPIGVGIDVTGLLGFKLDSSPAHARSGLLPSLDSGQSADDYSRLGAAVKFKVSRTELKVGELMPNLPVLLFSDLRLLPPTYQGAMLESREFAGLTLSAGQFRSTSLRDSSNSQKMYALVNDPINPSRLARFTSDRFNYVGADYAFNDNRTQVGVWQAQLEDIYQQRFYSLKHAEPLGDWTLGVNAGYFDAQEDGRQIAGRYDNHALFSLFSAKTGGHTFYVGYQQIGGDDGFIQVGANTNPMGNTLPTYEFAAPGERSWQARHDYNFVALGIPGLTSTLRYVKGRDVETGLGFEGRDRERDLDLAYVVQSGPLAGLGVRIRNVMARSNYRTDIDENRLILSYTVKLF, from the coding sequence ATGCCCGTCAACACGTCACAGCGTCATTCCCCGACCGCGCGCCTGGCTGGCGGCTGCATCGCCGCAGCCCTCTGTGCTGAAGCAACGGCCGAAGTAGAGGCCGGTTTCATCGAGGGCGCCAGTGCTACGCTGCAAGCGCGCAATTATTTCTTCAGCCGCGATTATGCCGATATCAAAGGGGCGAGCACGCAGTCGCGCACCCAGGAGTGGGCCCAGGGTTTCATCCTCAATGCCACCTCTGGCTACACCCAAGGCCCCATCGGCGTTGGTATCGATGTCACCGGCCTGCTGGGTTTCAAGCTCGACAGCAGCCCCGCGCATGCCAGGTCAGGGCTGTTGCCCAGCCTTGACAGCGGCCAGTCGGCAGACGACTACAGCCGCCTGGGTGCGGCGGTGAAATTCAAGGTGTCGCGCACCGAACTGAAGGTGGGCGAATTGATGCCCAACCTGCCGGTGCTGCTTTTCAGCGACCTGCGCCTGCTACCGCCGACCTACCAGGGCGCCATGCTCGAGTCCCGCGAGTTTGCCGGGTTGACCTTGAGCGCCGGGCAGTTTCGCTCCACCAGCCTGCGCGACTCCTCCAACAGCCAGAAGATGTATGCCCTGGTCAATGACCCGATCAACCCTTCACGGTTGGCGCGATTCACCAGTGATCGTTTCAATTATGTCGGCGCGGACTATGCGTTCAACGACAACCGTACCCAGGTCGGCGTGTGGCAAGCGCAGCTGGAAGACATCTACCAGCAGCGTTTTTACAGCCTCAAACACGCTGAACCTTTGGGTGACTGGACCCTGGGGGTGAATGCCGGCTACTTCGATGCCCAGGAGGATGGCCGGCAGATCGCAGGCCGTTACGACAACCATGCACTGTTCAGCCTGTTCTCGGCCAAAACGGGTGGGCATACCTTCTATGTGGGGTACCAGCAGATCGGCGGGGACGACGGGTTCATCCAGGTTGGCGCCAACACCAACCCGATGGGCAATACCCTGCCCACCTATGAGTTCGCAGCGCCCGGTGAGCGCTCGTGGCAGGCTCGTCACGATTACAACTTCGTTGCGCTGGGGATACCCGGGCTGACCTCGACGCTGCGCTATGTGAAGGGGCGCGACGTGGAGACCGGCCTGGGCTTCGAGGGGCGTGACCGGGAGCGCGATCTGGACCTTGCCTATGTGGTGCAGAGCGGCCCCCTGGCCGGGCTGGGGGTACGGATTCGCAACGTGATGGCCCGCTCGAACTATCGCACGGACATTGACGAGAACCGGTTGATCCTCAGTTATACGGTAAAGCTGTTCTGA
- a CDS encoding Gfo/Idh/MocA family protein, with protein sequence MNAPLRIALIGAGIMGRQHYQHLSQVPQAQLCAVADPGPQAEAFAAECGVAYFADHRQMLQTVRPEAVIVANPNNLHVATALDCVEAGVPVLVEKPIGVHLDEVRALVEASRRCRVPVLVGHHRRHNPLIASARGVIAEGALGRLVNVTALWQLQKPDSYFDTPWRREPGAGFLLTNLIHDLDLLRYLCGEVVQVQAFTRNQVRGFANEDSAAVLLEFANGALGSLTGSDAVAAPWSWELSSGESPVYPRQADQPCYLLAGTRGALSIPQLKHWQYAEANSGWHTPLLQSEAGIPAGAALTLQLQHFVRVARGQEAPLTDAADGGRTLALIEAIRQAAASGRACAPEIIV encoded by the coding sequence TTGAACGCCCCCCTTCGCATCGCCCTGATTGGCGCCGGTATCATGGGCCGCCAGCATTACCAGCATCTGAGCCAGGTGCCGCAAGCGCAGTTGTGCGCGGTGGCCGACCCCGGCCCCCAGGCTGAAGCCTTCGCCGCCGAGTGCGGGGTGGCATATTTCGCCGATCACCGGCAGATGCTGCAAACTGTGCGCCCCGAGGCCGTGATCGTGGCCAATCCGAACAACCTGCACGTGGCCACCGCCCTCGATTGTGTCGAAGCCGGTGTGCCGGTATTGGTAGAAAAGCCAATAGGAGTGCACCTGGATGAAGTGCGGGCGCTGGTGGAGGCGTCGCGCCGCTGTCGCGTGCCGGTGCTGGTCGGCCACCACCGGCGGCATAACCCGCTGATTGCCAGCGCGCGGGGCGTGATCGCCGAAGGGGCCTTGGGCCGGTTGGTCAACGTCACCGCGCTGTGGCAGTTGCAAAAGCCCGACAGCTATTTCGACACCCCATGGCGCCGCGAGCCCGGCGCCGGTTTTCTGCTGACCAACCTGATCCACGACCTCGACCTGCTGCGCTACCTGTGCGGCGAGGTGGTACAGGTGCAGGCGTTCACCCGTAACCAGGTGCGCGGTTTTGCCAACGAGGACAGCGCGGCAGTGCTGCTGGAGTTCGCCAACGGTGCGCTGGGCAGCCTGACCGGCTCCGACGCGGTGGCAGCGCCGTGGAGCTGGGAGCTGAGCTCGGGAGAAAGCCCTGTCTATCCGCGCCAGGCGGACCAACCCTGCTACCTGCTGGCCGGCACCCGGGGAGCGCTGAGCATCCCGCAGCTCAAGCACTGGCAGTACGCCGAGGCAAACTCGGGTTGGCATACACCGTTGCTGCAGAGCGAGGCAGGTATCCCGGCGGGGGCGGCATTGACCCTGCAGTTGCAGCACTTTGTCCGTGTTGCCCGTGGGCAGGAAGCGCCATTGACCGATGCCGCTGACGGTGGCCGCACCTTGGCGTTGATCGAGGCGATCCGCCAGGCGGCCGCCAGCGGCCGGGCTTGCGCGCCAGAGATCATCGTGTGA
- a CDS encoding FAD-dependent oxidoreductase, producing MQPLECDVLVIGSGASGLAAAVTAAHHGLKVIVAEKAPRLGGTSAWSGGWLWIPRNPLAVAEGLVETDDAPERYLRAQTSVAELDARQRAFLRHGPAMVAFFQQHTRVKFQCGTKLPDMREGDGSALGGRALCALPYDGRLLGPWIHRLRPPLDIVSLAGMGIAGGTDMAAFFNARQSPRAAWHVAKRLLRHGRDLLLHRRGLQLVNGNALVARLLRSALDLGVTLLTDKAAIALLGGARITGAQCADGQLIQARRGVVLACGGFAHDRQRIAQLMPHAPDGVGHYSAAPPENSGDGLRLGEQVGAQVATTLAHAGAWAPISHVPRGDGRAGHFPHLIDRAKPGFIAVRSDGRRFVNEADCYHDFMNALFAATPEGEPYEAWLICDHAAQRRYGIGWAKPFPFPARFYERRGYLLRGNDLAQLAARCGIDGQQLQGTVARFNQHAAQGVDPDFGRGASAYNRAQGEPEQAPNPSLRPLLRGPFYAVKLLPGSLGTFAGLGTDASARVLDGAGHAIPGLFAVGNDMHSIMGGHYPSGGITLGPGMTFGYLAGLALCGLPPPEQA from the coding sequence ATGCAACCCCTTGAGTGTGACGTACTTGTCATCGGCTCCGGTGCCAGCGGCCTGGCTGCGGCGGTTACCGCCGCGCACCACGGCCTGAAGGTGATCGTGGCGGAAAAAGCCCCCCGGCTAGGCGGCACCAGCGCCTGGTCGGGCGGTTGGTTGTGGATACCGCGCAACCCACTGGCCGTGGCCGAAGGCCTGGTCGAAACCGACGATGCACCAGAGCGCTACCTGCGTGCCCAGACCAGCGTCGCTGAACTGGACGCACGCCAACGTGCGTTCCTGCGCCATGGCCCGGCAATGGTGGCGTTCTTCCAGCAGCACACCCGCGTGAAGTTCCAGTGCGGTACGAAGCTCCCCGACATGCGTGAAGGCGACGGCAGCGCCCTAGGCGGGCGAGCACTGTGTGCACTGCCCTATGACGGCCGCCTGCTCGGGCCCTGGATACACAGGCTGCGGCCACCGCTGGACATCGTCAGCCTGGCCGGCATGGGCATCGCCGGTGGCACGGACATGGCAGCTTTCTTTAATGCTCGCCAATCGCCCAGGGCGGCTTGGCATGTGGCCAAACGCCTGTTGCGTCACGGGCGCGACCTGTTGCTGCACCGGCGCGGTCTGCAACTGGTCAACGGCAACGCGCTGGTGGCCCGCCTGCTGCGCAGTGCCCTGGACCTGGGCGTCACGCTACTGACCGACAAAGCGGCCATTGCCTTGCTGGGAGGGGCGCGCATCACCGGCGCGCAGTGTGCCGATGGCCAGCTGATCCAGGCGCGTCGTGGCGTGGTGCTGGCCTGTGGCGGCTTTGCCCATGACCGCCAGCGCATCGCGCAACTGATGCCGCACGCGCCCGATGGGGTTGGCCATTATTCTGCCGCACCGCCGGAAAACAGCGGCGATGGCCTGCGCCTGGGAGAGCAGGTTGGCGCCCAGGTCGCCACCACCCTGGCCCATGCCGGTGCCTGGGCGCCGATATCGCATGTGCCGCGCGGCGATGGCCGCGCTGGGCATTTCCCGCACCTGATCGACCGCGCCAAGCCTGGTTTCATTGCAGTGCGCAGTGACGGTCGACGCTTTGTCAACGAGGCCGACTGCTACCACGACTTCATGAATGCGCTGTTCGCCGCTACGCCAGAGGGCGAGCCATATGAGGCCTGGTTGATCTGCGACCACGCCGCGCAGCGTCGCTATGGCATCGGCTGGGCCAAACCGTTTCCCTTCCCTGCCCGCTTCTATGAACGGCGTGGCTACCTGTTGCGCGGCAACGACCTGGCGCAACTGGCCGCGCGTTGTGGCATAGATGGCCAGCAATTGCAGGGCACCGTGGCGCGTTTCAATCAGCATGCGGCGCAGGGCGTGGACCCTGACTTTGGGCGCGGCGCCTCGGCGTACAACCGGGCGCAGGGTGAGCCTGAACAGGCGCCGAACCCTTCGCTGCGGCCCCTGCTGCGCGGCCCTTTTTATGCAGTGAAGTTGCTGCCGGGCAGCCTCGGCACCTTTGCCGGGCTGGGCACAGATGCTTCGGCGAGGGTGCTCGATGGTGCAGGGCACGCCATACCGGGGCTATTTGCCGTGGGCAATGACATGCACAGCATCATGGGCGGGCACTACCCCAGTGGCGGTATAACGCTGGGGCCCGGGATGACCTTTGGGTACCTCGCGGGCCTGGCGCTGTGCGGGTTGCCGCCGCCCGAACAGGCCTGA
- a CDS encoding sugar phosphate isomerase/epimerase family protein, whose translation MTDRIFSLAALTVLELSPPAMVEAAARAGYSHVGLRLLPATSEEQHFPLVTDAELRRQTQARLRDTGIKVLDLEILRLKPDTCVADFEPMLAVGAELGGSELLVAGNDPSEARLTERFAQLCDLAAGYGIHPHLEFMPWTDVRDLQQAMRIVAKADRPNACVLVDAFHFNRSRSSLDDLERLAPQRMRYAQLCDVAGPVPADMDEILRQARNERRFPGEGDADLTGLLRGLPASVPLSLEIPTRQLLEQGVSGEQRARMALEKARAVLALI comes from the coding sequence ATGACTGATCGAATCTTTTCCCTGGCCGCGCTGACGGTGCTGGAGCTGTCACCCCCGGCAATGGTCGAAGCCGCCGCCCGTGCCGGCTACAGCCACGTTGGGCTGCGCTTGCTGCCAGCGACCAGCGAAGAGCAGCACTTCCCGCTGGTTACCGACGCCGAACTGCGCCGCCAGACCCAGGCGCGCTTGCGCGACACCGGCATCAAAGTCCTGGACCTGGAAATCCTGCGTCTCAAACCCGACACCTGCGTGGCCGATTTCGAGCCGATGCTGGCAGTCGGTGCCGAGCTGGGCGGCAGCGAACTGCTGGTTGCCGGCAACGACCCGAGCGAGGCGCGCCTCACCGAGCGCTTCGCTCAATTGTGCGACCTGGCTGCCGGCTACGGTATTCACCCGCATCTGGAGTTCATGCCCTGGACCGACGTCCGTGACCTGCAACAGGCCATGCGCATCGTTGCCAAGGCAGACCGCCCGAACGCTTGCGTATTGGTGGATGCCTTCCATTTCAACCGCTCCAGGTCGTCGCTCGACGACCTGGAGCGCCTGGCCCCGCAGCGTATGCGCTACGCCCAGTTGTGTGACGTGGCTGGGCCGGTGCCGGCAGACATGGATGAAATCTTGCGCCAGGCCCGTAACGAGCGGCGTTTTCCGGGGGAGGGAGATGCCGACCTGACGGGCCTGTTGCGCGGGTTGCCAGCGAGTGTTCCGTTAAGCCTGGAGATCCCCACGCGGCAACTGCTGGAGCAAGGCGTCAGTGGCGAACAGCGTGCACGTATGGCACTGGAAAAGGCCCGGGCGGTGTTGGCATTGATTTGA
- a CDS encoding NIPSNAP family protein, which produces MYYEMRTYTLDPLKMADWLALYQSQALAVQCEHLGNLVGFFTSEFGEVNQVVHIWGYTSLDQRSERRAAMAADPRWAEFSRRNRELGAVLRLQSRLLRPTGFSPLQ; this is translated from the coding sequence ATGTACTACGAAATGAGAACCTACACCCTCGACCCACTGAAAATGGCTGACTGGCTGGCCCTCTACCAAAGCCAAGCACTGGCGGTGCAGTGCGAACACCTGGGCAACCTGGTCGGCTTCTTCACCAGCGAATTCGGTGAGGTGAACCAGGTGGTGCACATCTGGGGTTATACCAGCCTGGACCAACGCAGCGAACGCCGTGCGGCGATGGCAGCGGACCCGCGCTGGGCGGAGTTTTCGCGGCGCAACCGTGAACTGGGCGCCGTACTACGGCTGCAATCACGCCTGCTGCGGCCTACAGGCTTCTCGCCGCTGCAGTGA